A stretch of DNA from Gymnodinialimonas sp. 57CJ19:
CCCTGATCCAGCCCCAGTTGCGCCCCGATTGCTCGGCGGCGACCCGGCCCTTTTCCAGCACTACAACCGACAAGCCCGCCCGCGCCGTATAAAGCGCCGTCGAGATGCCCAAAACGCCGCCGCCAATGATGGCCAGATCAACACTTTGCGGCAGCTCATCAATAAACGTTGCCGGCTTGCCCCCGTGGAAAGGAAACGTCATGCGACCTCGGACAGGAGCTTTTCGATAAAGGCCTGCCCCTGCTGGAACTGGTCGATGGTGATGTATTCGTTGGCCTGATGCGCCTGCTCGATCGAGCCGGGACCGCAGACAACGGCGGAATATCCCGCCGCCTGAAACTGCCCCGCTTCCGTGCCGAAGCTGACCACACCGCTGGAGTTCAGCCCGGTCAGCTTGCGCACCATGGTTTCCGCCTCGCCGTTTTCTTCCGCCTTCAGGCCGGGCACATCCCAGCGGGGCTTTACCCGGATTTCGGCGTCGGGGTGCACCGCCTTCATCCCCGCTTCGACCCGCGCAATCTCGGCCAGGATCTTTTCGCGCCACTCAGCAACCGATTCGGTGGGGAGCGCGCGCAAAGACAGGACAAAAAAGCAGTCCTTCGCGGTAATATTATGGGCCGTGCCGCCCTCGATCGTGCCCACATGCAGGGTGGAAAACGGCGGGTCGAACGGCGAATTCGGGTCCGCTGCCGCCACTGATGCCGCGTTTTGATCGTTGCACCACTGGATCAGACGGGCGCTTTCCATGACCGCAGACACACCGCGATCTTGCAGCGAGGAATGCACTTCGAAGCCGCGGAAATGCAGGTCAAATCCGGTGCCGCCCTTGTGGCCATTGATGATCCCCATATCCGTCGGCTCGCCGATAATGGCCAGCGACGCGCGTGGCAGTCCGGCCATCGCCTCGATCATCGGGGGGGCGCCCACGCAGCCGATTTCCTCGTCGCGCGACAGGGCCAATTGCATTGGCCGCGACACGCCGCGCCGCTTCGCCTCGACCACGCCCCAGATGGCCAGCGCGTCGAAGCCCTTCATGTCGCAAGTGCCTCGTCCGTATAGTTTTCCGTCCTTTTCGGTGACGTGAAACGGGTCCGTATCCCATGCCTGACCATCCACGGGCACCACATCTGTGTGACCCGACAAAACGATTCCCCCCGGCTCTTCCGGGCCCACATGGGCAAACAACGAGGCCTTCTTGCCCGTGTCATCATGGTCACGGGCGCTGTCGATTCCGTGGCCCTTCAGATAATCCGCAACCCAATCCACCAACTCTAGATTGCTGTCGCGGCTGACGGTGGGAAAGCTGACAAGTTTTGCCATTAGTTCACGGGGCGAGAGGACGTTGGTCATGGGGATTTCCGATGTTTTGATGTAAGCGCTTCGCAACCCTGAGCGCGTGCCGATCCATCGTCAAGACTGCGCCCGCAGCATGGGCCAAAGGTGCACTACACGGCCATGTCGCACGCCACGGAATGAAGGTTGGCCCTTGCGGGAAAAAATTTCCGTGTTAGCGTCAATGACATAGATCGCCCATTTCGACCTAGTCGAGCAACGAGGCGACATACATCCGACAGGTCAGGGAGACCTCCACATATGCCCGATGGGGCCGATTCTCAAATGCCCGAAGGGGTAGATCCTTACGTATTGGACGTTCGCGATCTTAAAACAGTGTTTCGAACCCGACGCGGGGAAGTGCACGCCGTCAATGACGTAAGTTTCCGGCTGAAAGCCGGGGAGTTACTTGGTGTTGTGGGGGAATCCGGCTCGGGTAAATCCGTGACGATGATGTCTCTGATCCGGCTGTTGCCGATGCCTCCGGCCGAAATTCGCGCCGGAGAGGTGTTGTTTGGCGACAAAGACCTGATGCAGATCACCGAGGATGAGCTGCGGGCCATCCGCGGGGCGCGCATCGGTATGGTGTTCCAGGATCCCATGACCTCGCTGAACCCCGTTTTCAACGTCGGCTATCAGTTGATGGAGCCCCTGCGAAAGCACATGGGACTGAACAAGACCGATGCCCGCGCCCGCGCGGTCGAGCTGTTGGATCTGGTCGGAATCCCCGACGCAGAGCGTCGCCTGAAAGATTACCCGCACCAGTTCTCCGGCGGGATGCGCCAACGGGTGATGATCGCCATCGCGCTGGCGTGCGACCCCGAAGTGCTGATCGCGGACGAGCCTACAACAGCGCTCGACGTGACCATTCAGGCGCAAATCCTCGAATTGGTAAAAGAGCTGCGCCAAAAACTTGGCATGGCGATTGTCTGGATCACCCACGATCTGGGCGTGATTGCGGGCATCGCAGACCGGGTGATGGTGATGTACGGCGGCCAGGTTGTGGAAGAAGGCCCGGTACGGGAATTGTTCAACAACCCCAGCCACCCCTACACAAAGATGCTGCTTGAAACGATCCCCAGCATTTCCGGCGAACGCGCCGAGCGGTTGCGGGTGATCCAGGGCCAACCGCCCATGTTGGGGGCCGCGCCTTCGTCCTGTGCCTTCCGCGACCGATGCCCCCACGCGTTTGACCGCTGCGCGCGGGAAAATCCGCTGCTGGAAGAAGTCGGCAGAGAAGGCCACCGCGCCGCGTGTTTCTTGGAAGAGGGAGCCATTTGATGTTGGATGACACCACGGCCCCGACCGCCGCGCGCAAACTTGTAGAAGTGCGCAACCTGCGCATGTATTTCCCAATCCATACCGGCCTGTTCCGCAAACACACGGGCGATGTGAAGGCCGTCGATGGTGTGAACTTCGACATCTATGAGGGCGAAACCCTTGGTCTTGTGGGGGAATCCGGCTGCGGCAAGTCCACCTGTGGCCGCGCCGTCATTCGCCTTTACGATCCCACCAGCGCCTCGATCAAGATCGACGGGACCGAACTGGCCTGGGCCCATGACGGGGCCCGCAAGATCGACGCCCGCGCCGCCAAGATTGCCCGCACTACCAGCCTTGCGATCTTTGTCGGTGGCGTTGCCTTGATGGCGCTTCTGGCGGTGCAGTTCGCCGCTTTTGCCCAAGGGTGGGCCGTAGCCTTGCAAGCCGCCCTGGTTCTGGCCGCCACCATTGGCGGCTATTTCTTGACCCGCAATACGATCCGCGCCTCAGGGGCCAAAGCGGCCGGGATCACGGTCGATGACTTTGCTCCCTCGGAAAACGATTTGCGGCGTTTGCGGCCCACCATGCAGATGGTGTTCCAGGACCCTCAGGCATCGCTCAACCCGCGCATGACCGTGGCCGCCATCATCGGAGAGCCGCTGTCCGAGCACACAAAACTGTCCAAGGCCGAGCGCAATGAGCGCATTTACGAGCTTCTGGACGCCGTCGGCCTGAACCGCGATTTCGCCAACCGTTACCCGCACGAGTTTTCCGGCGGGCAACGTCAGCGCATCGGCATCGCGCGGGCCTTGGCGCTGAACCCCAAGTTTATCGTCTGCGACGAACCGATCGCGGCGTTGGACGTGTCGATTCAGGCACAAGTGGTCAACCTGTTGGAAGACTTGCAGGAAAAGCTGGGTCTGACCTATCTGTTCATCTCCCACGACCTGTCGATGGTGCGCCATATCGCGGACCGGGTGGCAGTGATGTATCTGGGCAAGATCGCCGAACTGGCACCGCGTGACGCGCTGTTCAACGATCCGCTTCACCCCTACACCAAGGCGCTTCTCAGCGCTGTGCCCGAGCCTGACCCCGCCGCCCATGACGTGGCCGAGCGGGTGATCTTGCAGGGCGACGTCCCCTCGCCTTCCAACCCGCCCCTGGGCTGCAACTTTTGCACCCGCTGTCCCGCCGTGATGGACATTTGCCGGGTAGAAGACCCCGAAATGAAGGAAGTACGCCCGGGCCGCTTTGTGGCCTGCCACCTTCACGACTGAACACAAAAAGACCGCCGAGAAGGTGGCAGAAGAAAACGCCTGAAAAGGTAAACGAAACCAATATGGAGAGAGAAAACCAAGATGAAACGTACATCCATCCTTCTCGGAGCCGCGGCGGCATTCGCCTGCGCTCCGCTGGCCGCGCTGGCCGACGGGCACCTTGCCCGCGGCGGCTCGGGCCACCTCAACATCATCTATTGGCAAGCGCCATCCACGATGAACCCGTTCCTGTCGGGCGGCACGAAAGAGGTCGAGGCCGCGTCGCTGGTTCTCGAAAGCCTTGCGCGTTTTGATGACACGGGCGCCATGGTTCCCTGGCTTGCCGCAGACATCCCAACCGTTGAAAACGGCGGCATCTCTGAAGACCTGACTCAGATCACTTGGCAGCTTCAGGAAGGCATCCTGTGGTCCGATGGCAGCGCGATGACCGCGGCTGACGCCGTGTTCACGTGGGAATATTGCACCCACCCCGAAGGCGGTTGCGCACAGGCATCCTACTTTGACGGTGTTGAAAGCATCGTGGCCGTGGATGACACCACGATCCAGATCACTTTCGACGCGCCAACGCCCTTCCCCTATACCGCGCTGGTCGGCTCCGAGAGCCCGATCATCCAGGCCGCTCAGTTTGCTGACTGCCTTGGCGCGCGTGCGCCCGAGTGCACCGAGGCCAACTTTGGCCCCATCGGCACCGGTCCATTTGTTGTGACGGACTTCCGCCCCAACGACGTGATCGAACTGGCTGCAAACGATAACTACCGTGTGCCAGATCAGCCCCACTTCGCGACCGTGACGTTCAAAGGTGGTGGCGATGCGACGGCTGCAGCGCGTTCCGTGCTTGAAACAGGCGAGTTCGACTACGCTTGGAACCTGCAAATCGACCCGACGATCTTGGCTCAGATGGAAGCCCAGGGTAACGGCACAGTTGTGACCGCCTTCGGTACGTCCGTTGAGCGTCTGCACCTGAACCAGACCAACCCTGATCCGGCACTGGGCGACCTGCGCTCCACCGTTGAAGGGGGCGAGCATCCGTTCCTGACACACCCCGCAGTGGGTCAAGCCATGTCCATGGCCATCGACCGCGCCTTGCTGGTTGAAGTCGGCTACGGCGCAGGCGGTCAGCCGACCTGTAACGTTCTGCCCGCTCCTGCGGCCTATGCGTCCACTGCCAACGATGGCTGCCTTGTGCAGGACATCGCCGGCGCCAACGCACTGCTGGACGAAGCTGGCATCGTTGACACCGACGGTGACGGCATCCGCGAATTGGATGGTGTGCCACTCTCCGTGCTCTACCAGACCTCCACCAACGCCGTCCGTCAGGACACGCAGGCACTGGTGAAGCAGTGGTGGGCCGAGATCGGCATCGACGCCGAGCTTCGCAACATCGACGCGTCCGTGTTCTTCGGCGGCGATCCGGCATCCCCGGACACGTTCCAGAAGTTCTATGCGGACATCGAGATGTACACGAACAACTTCTCGGGCGTTGACCCTCAGGCGTACATGGCCAACTGGCTCTGCTCGGACATCCCTGGCCCCGACAGCCAGTGGCAGGGTGCCAACATCCAGCGCTTCTGTGACCCGGCTTATGACGAGCTGGTGCTCGAAATGGCTGGCACGGCTGACCTTGAGGCCCGTGGCGAACTGGCGATGGCAATGAACGACATGCTGATGCAGTCGTACTCCATCATCCCACTGGTTCACCGTGGTGGTGTTTCCGCACACGCGAACTCGCTCGGCGGCATCCGCATGTCCGACTGGGACAGCGAGCTGTGGAACATCGCCGAATGGCACCGCATTCCTGAGTAATGTGACCTGATCAATCGCCCTGCCCCCCTTACTCTCAGGGGGCGGGGCACCCCGCGTTTCTCAACCATCCATCTGATTTTTCGTAGGCAGAACCCAATTCCCATGCGGTCCCCCCTTCCCCACCCCCTCCTCGCTACGCTCCTCGCAGGTGTCCCTTTGGGCCATGCGCGCGCAATGACGGACCGGGCAGCGGCGGACCTTATCGGAACTGTGTTTAGCGCCGCGCGAGAGGCTGCCTGATATGCTGACCTTCACCATCCGTCG
This window harbors:
- a CDS encoding ABC transporter ATP-binding protein; this encodes MLDDTTAPTAARKLVEVRNLRMYFPIHTGLFRKHTGDVKAVDGVNFDIYEGETLGLVGESGCGKSTCGRAVIRLYDPTSASIKIDGTELAWAHDGARKIDARAAKIARTTSLAIFVGGVALMALLAVQFAAFAQGWAVALQAALVLAATIGGYFLTRNTIRASGAKAAGITVDDFAPSENDLRRLRPTMQMVFQDPQASLNPRMTVAAIIGEPLSEHTKLSKAERNERIYELLDAVGLNRDFANRYPHEFSGGQRQRIGIARALALNPKFIVCDEPIAALDVSIQAQVVNLLEDLQEKLGLTYLFISHDLSMVRHIADRVAVMYLGKIAELAPRDALFNDPLHPYTKALLSAVPEPDPAAHDVAERVILQGDVPSPSNPPLGCNFCTRCPAVMDICRVEDPEMKEVRPGRFVACHLHD
- the argE gene encoding acetylornithine deacetylase, which codes for MTNVLSPRELMAKLVSFPTVSRDSNLELVDWVADYLKGHGIDSARDHDDTGKKASLFAHVGPEEPGGIVLSGHTDVVPVDGQAWDTDPFHVTEKDGKLYGRGTCDMKGFDALAIWGVVEAKRRGVSRPMQLALSRDEEIGCVGAPPMIEAMAGLPRASLAIIGEPTDMGIINGHKGGTGFDLHFRGFEVHSSLQDRGVSAVMESARLIQWCNDQNAASVAAADPNSPFDPPFSTLHVGTIEGGTAHNITAKDCFFVLSLRALPTESVAEWREKILAEIARVEAGMKAVHPDAEIRVKPRWDVPGLKAEENGEAETMVRKLTGLNSSGVVSFGTEAGQFQAAGYSAVVCGPGSIEQAHQANEYITIDQFQQGQAFIEKLLSEVA
- a CDS encoding ABC transporter ATP-binding protein, which gives rise to MPEGVDPYVLDVRDLKTVFRTRRGEVHAVNDVSFRLKAGELLGVVGESGSGKSVTMMSLIRLLPMPPAEIRAGEVLFGDKDLMQITEDELRAIRGARIGMVFQDPMTSLNPVFNVGYQLMEPLRKHMGLNKTDARARAVELLDLVGIPDAERRLKDYPHQFSGGMRQRVMIAIALACDPEVLIADEPTTALDVTIQAQILELVKELRQKLGMAIVWITHDLGVIAGIADRVMVMYGGQVVEEGPVRELFNNPSHPYTKMLLETIPSISGERAERLRVIQGQPPMLGAAPSSCAFRDRCPHAFDRCARENPLLEEVGREGHRAACFLEEGAI
- a CDS encoding peptide ABC transporter substrate-binding protein → MKRTSILLGAAAAFACAPLAALADGHLARGGSGHLNIIYWQAPSTMNPFLSGGTKEVEAASLVLESLARFDDTGAMVPWLAADIPTVENGGISEDLTQITWQLQEGILWSDGSAMTAADAVFTWEYCTHPEGGCAQASYFDGVESIVAVDDTTIQITFDAPTPFPYTALVGSESPIIQAAQFADCLGARAPECTEANFGPIGTGPFVVTDFRPNDVIELAANDNYRVPDQPHFATVTFKGGGDATAAARSVLETGEFDYAWNLQIDPTILAQMEAQGNGTVVTAFGTSVERLHLNQTNPDPALGDLRSTVEGGEHPFLTHPAVGQAMSMAIDRALLVEVGYGAGGQPTCNVLPAPAAYASTANDGCLVQDIAGANALLDEAGIVDTDGDGIRELDGVPLSVLYQTSTNAVRQDTQALVKQWWAEIGIDAELRNIDASVFFGGDPASPDTFQKFYADIEMYTNNFSGVDPQAYMANWLCSDIPGPDSQWQGANIQRFCDPAYDELVLEMAGTADLEARGELAMAMNDMLMQSYSIIPLVHRGGVSAHANSLGGIRMSDWDSELWNIAEWHRIPE